The stretch of DNA CCCATCGCTCATTCGGAGGAGACCAAATCAGGGATAAAATACCCAGAGATAGCCCCAACGCTAAAGCTGTAGCTAAACCAGCCAAAAATTCCTTACGCAGAATTTGCAAAGTATCTTCAGGTGTTACCTCACCTACACCTAACCCGCGTACAGTTACGGATAGTGCTTGAATCGCCACATTGCCACTAGCATTAGACAAAATTGGCATAATTACGGCTAAAACTGGTACTAAGGCAATTGTTTTTTGAAAAGGTGCGATCGCACTCGCTGCCCCAACATACAAAACAATATTACCTAACAACCAAGGTAACCGCTTGCGAATTGTTACTTGGGGTTCAGATAGCGCCGCTTCGTCACCACCACTCACACCCGCAAGTTTTTGGATATCTTCAGTAGCTTCTTCTTCTAAAATATCTACAACATCGTCAATTGTGATAATGCCCACCAATCGATCTTCGCGATCAACTACAGGCAGTGCAATTAAGTCATAACGCTTCATCAGTTGCGCGACTTCTTCTTGCGGCATTTCAGTACGCGCCCTCAGAACGCGATCGCTAGCAATATCACGGATTAAAGCATCCGGTAACGTAAACAACAACTGTCGCAACGATACTACAGCCACTAATTTGCGGTTGTCATCCGTAACGTAAGCATAGTAAATCGTTTCCTTATCGCGATCGCTTAACCGAATCTTACTTAAAGCTTCTCCAACAGTTAAACCCTCACGCAACCGCACATACTCCGTCGTCATCACCCGACCAGCAGTGCCATCTAAATAGCCTAAAATAGTAGCAGTTGCTTGTCGTTCTTCTGAACTGAGTTGCTGTAATAATCGCTTGACAACACCAGCAGGTAACTCATCAAATAAAGCCGCGCGATCGTCAGGTCGCATCGCTTCCACAATCTGACATATATGGGTATCGTGCAACGAACCAATTAGTTCTTCTTGCACTTCGGGAGGTAAATATTCAAATACATCAATTGCCTGACCTTTATTGAGCAATCGAAATGCGATCGCCCGACGTTCTGCGGGTAATTCTCCAATATAATCCCCCACGTCAACGGCTGGCAAGTGATTAAGTTCAAACTTTAGCTGGTTTAAATCCGCAATGTCCGACAGTGAAGCCAGATTTTCCTGTGTAAGCATATAGCCTCCTAAGTCTCCCCTACGCTAGGAGACTTGCTCGGCAGGCTAGGGGAGATTACTACTGTGAGGGGATGGACTTCGGTCCATAAAATTTATAGAAATCAATACTGATATCAACTATATATACCAGTAAATCTATGCTATCCCCTGAAGGAATAATTCACAATCACAGCTAAGTACTAATCCCTCACCTATTCCAAGCAAGATTTATCAACTTATGTATGTATTTAATTAATAAGTATCTTTACCCTGCCTTAACTGCTGTAATAGCTATTAGTCTCAGTAGTTGTAATTATCTGCACACTAACAGGAGCAACAAAACTAACTTACAACCTCTGGCAGAGCAGCAGACCAATCTAGAAACTCCACTTAAA from Oculatellaceae cyanobacterium encodes:
- the mgtE gene encoding magnesium transporter; this translates as MLTQENLASLSDIADLNQLKFELNHLPAVDVGDYIGELPAERRAIAFRLLNKGQAIDVFEYLPPEVQEELIGSLHDTHICQIVEAMRPDDRAALFDELPAGVVKRLLQQLSSEERQATATILGYLDGTAGRVMTTEYVRLREGLTVGEALSKIRLSDRDKETIYYAYVTDDNRKLVAVVSLRQLLFTLPDALIRDIASDRVLRARTEMPQEEVAQLMKRYDLIALPVVDREDRLVGIITIDDVVDILEEEATEDIQKLAGVSGGDEAALSEPQVTIRKRLPWLLGNIVLYVGAASAIAPFQKTIALVPVLAVIMPILSNASGNVAIQALSVTVRGLGVGEVTPEDTLQILRKEFLAGLATALALGLSLGILSLIWSPPNERWVAIVASMVMSINVLVAATLGTLIPMGLKRLNLDPALISGPLLTTVLDAVGFLTFLSMISLALNVFHFKN